The DNA window GGACCTGCCGGTTGAGCGCGCTGACGATGCCCGCGGTGACCGTGCCGGAGAGCCCGAGCGGGGAGCCGACCGCGAGCACCGGCTCGCCCACCCGGGTCGCGTTCGGCTTGGCCAGCGGCAGCGGTGGCAGTCCGGCCGACGCGGGCACCTTGAGCACCGCCAGGTCGCTGTCCGGGGCCCGACCGACCACCTCGGCGGCGAGACGGCGCCCGTCCGAGGTCTCCACCGTCACCGGGCCGGAGCCGCCCCGGGCCAGGATGTGGTCGTTGGTGACGATGTGCTGCTCGTTGTCGATGGCGAAGCCGGAGCCGGACGCCCCCGCGCCGGACATACCCCCGACCATCACCGAGACCACCCCCGGCACCGTCTTGCCGGCGGCGGTGACCAGCTCCGCCGGCACCGGGGCGGCGGAGGCCGCCGACGGGCCCGGCGCGTCCCGGTCGGCCGCCCAGGTGCCGGCCGCCGCGCCGGAGACGGTGGAGAGCGCCACCACCGCCGCCACGCTCAGCAGCCGGCCCCGCCAGCCGTGCCGTCCCGCCGACCCGGCTGGTCCGGGCGCGTCGAACGGACCGCCGCGCCCGTCCGGGTCCAGCTCGGGCGAGACGAACCACGGGCCGCGCGGCTCGCCGAGTCCGGTCTGCACTGCCATGCCTGGCTCCTCACGTGTCGTGCGTCGTCCGCCTCGGAAAGCGCGGTCAGGGCAGTCGGGAGAACCACCGCAGCGATCCGGCGGCGGCGCCCATGGCCAGGACCAGCCCGAAGCCGATGAAGCGGGCCGAGATGTCCTGCCGTTGCGTGCGGTAGCCGACCGAGGTGCCGATGTCCTCGTAGACGTCCTTCAGTTCGCGGCTGGTCGACGCCTCGTGGAAACCCCCGCCGGTCTCCTCGGCGACCGCCTTGAGCGTCTGCCCGTCCACCGGCACCTGGATCGCCCGGCCACCCCGGTCGACCGAGCCGCCGGGCGTGCCGAAGGAGATGGTGTGCACCGGGACCTTGGCCGCCACCGCCTGGTCGGCCGCCTCCATCGGGTCCATCCCGGAGGTGTTCGCACCGTCGGAGAGGATGATGATCCGGGCCGGTGGCGGGTCCTTCGCCGCCCTGGCGTCCAGGCTCTTCACCGCGCCCAGCGAGGTGCTGATCGCCTCGCCGATCGCGGTGCCCTGCACGCCGGTGATCCCCTCGGCGAGCCGCTCGATCCCCTCGTGCAGCGCCTCGCGGTCGGTGCTCGGCGGCACCAGCACCGCCGCGCTGCCGGCGAACGCCACCAGGCCCACGTTGAACTCGTCCGGCAGCCCGTCGACGAACTTCCGGCCGGCCTCCTTCGCCGCGGTCAGCCGGTCCGGGTCCACGTCACCGGCGAGCATCGAGGTGGACACGTCCACCGCGACCATCACGGTGGCCCGTTCCCGGGGCACCCGCACCTCGGCCTCGGGCCGGGCGAACCCGACCACGAGCAACGCCAGCATGCCGAGGAAGAGCCCGGCCGGGACGTGCCGCCGCCACGCCGGCCGGCGCGGGGCCACCCGGTCCAGCAGGCGCAGGTTGGTGAAGCGCACCGCGTACCGGCTCTGCCGGCGCTGAAGCACCAGGTATCCGGCGACCAGCGCGGCGACCGCGAGCAGCAGCCAGAGCCGGGCGGGCGACTGCCAGCTCACGCGGCACCTCCCCGGGTGGCGGCCGGCGCGGTGGCCAGCCGGCGCTGCTCGTGCACGTGCCGGACGACGTCCGCGCACCAGTCCCGGTCGGTGCGCAGCGCCAGGTGGGCGGCGCCGGCCCGGTGCAGGGCGCGGCGCACCTGGTCGCGCTGGTCGGCGGCGGCCCGCGCGTACCGCTCGCGCAGCACCGGGTCGCCGGTCCACACCTCGCGGTGCCGCCCGCTCTCCGGGTCGACCAGGGTGACCAGTCCGACGTCGGGCAGCTCCAGCTCGCGCGGGTCGGTCACCTCCACGGCGAGCACCTGGTGCCGGACCGCCAGCCGGCGCAGCGCGGCCGCCCAGGGCGGCGCCGCGTGCGGGTCGTCGGGCAGTTCGTCGAGGAAGTCGGAGACCACCACCACCAGCCCCCGCCGGGTGGCCACCCGCTGGAGCCCGGCCAGGCCGTCGGCGAGGCCCGACGCCGAGGTCGGGCCCGGTCCGTCGGCCCGACCCGCCGCGCGGGGGTCCGGCGGATCGTCGGTACGCGGGGCGCCGAGCAACGCGCGGAGCAGCCCGAGCAGATGGGTGCGCCCGCTGCGGGCCGGGAACCGGCGCAGCCCGTCCCGGCTCAGCACCTGGGCGCCGAGGCGGTTGCCCACCCCGGCGGTGAGGAAGCCGACGCAGGCCACCGCCGCCACCGCCAACTCCCGTTTGTCCAGTGTGGATGTCCCGTACTCCATGCTGGCGCTGGCGTCGACGAGCAGCCAGGTGGTCAGCTCCCGGTCGGCGTCGACCTCGCGCACGTGCGGCACGGTGGTCCGCGCGGTCACCGCCCAGTCCATCCGGCGCACCTCGTCCTCGCCCGGTCGGTACTCCCGGCTGCCGGCCGCCTCGCTGCCCGGCCCGGGCAACAGGCCCCGGTAGCGGCCGTGCAGCAGCCCGTCGAGCCGCCGGGTCACGGTCAGCTCCAACCGCCGCAGCCGCTGGTCCGGGGCGAGGTCGGCGATCCCGGGCTCGCCCGCGCCGAGGCCGGCCCGGGCGGCGACGCCTGCCGGGTCGGCGTCGGGTCCGGCGGGCGCGAGGACGGGCCGGCGGGTCACGCCGCCGCCAGGTCCGGCGCCGCCGGGGCGGGCCCGGTCACCAGCCGGGGCGGCGGCACCGCCTCGACCAGGCGACGCACCACGTCCTCGCCGGAGACCCCGTCGGCCACCGCGTCGAAGGAGAGCACCAGCCGGTGTGCCAGCACGTCCACCGCCAACT is part of the Micromonospora sp. WMMD980 genome and encodes:
- a CDS encoding trypsin-like peptidase domain-containing protein — protein: MAVQTGLGEPRGPWFVSPELDPDGRGGPFDAPGPAGSAGRHGWRGRLLSVAAVVALSTVSGAAAGTWAADRDAPGPSAASAAPVPAELVTAAGKTVPGVVSVMVGGMSGAGASGSGFAIDNEQHIVTNDHILARGGSGPVTVETSDGRRLAAEVVGRAPDSDLAVLKVPASAGLPPLPLAKPNATRVGEPVLAVGSPLGLSGTVTAGIVSALNRQVRIGNGRHTAVQTDASINPGNSGGPLVNARGEVVGVNTAIATIDGNGSIGIGFAIPIDQVQQTADTIIGKGG
- a CDS encoding VWA domain-containing protein, with translation MSWQSPARLWLLLAVAALVAGYLVLQRRQSRYAVRFTNLRLLDRVAPRRPAWRRHVPAGLFLGMLALLVVGFARPEAEVRVPRERATVMVAVDVSTSMLAGDVDPDRLTAAKEAGRKFVDGLPDEFNVGLVAFAGSAAVLVPPSTDREALHEGIERLAEGITGVQGTAIGEAISTSLGAVKSLDARAAKDPPPARIIILSDGANTSGMDPMEAADQAVAAKVPVHTISFGTPGGSVDRGGRAIQVPVDGQTLKAVAEETGGGFHEASTSRELKDVYEDIGTSVGYRTQRQDISARFIGFGLVLAMGAAAGSLRWFSRLP
- a CDS encoding DUF58 domain-containing protein, with product MADLAPDQRLRRLELTVTRRLDGLLHGRYRGLLPGPGSEAAGSREYRPGEDEVRRMDWAVTARTTVPHVREVDADRELTTWLLVDASASMEYGTSTLDKRELAVAAVACVGFLTAGVGNRLGAQVLSRDGLRRFPARSGRTHLLGLLRALLGAPRTDDPPDPRAAGRADGPGPTSASGLADGLAGLQRVATRRGLVVVVSDFLDELPDDPHAAPPWAAALRRLAVRHQVLAVEVTDPRELELPDVGLVTLVDPESGRHREVWTGDPVLRERYARAAADQRDQVRRALHRAGAAHLALRTDRDWCADVVRHVHEQRRLATAPAATRGGAA